From the Toxotes jaculatrix isolate fToxJac2 chromosome 15, fToxJac2.pri, whole genome shotgun sequence genome, one window contains:
- the LOC121194661 gene encoding nck-associated protein 5-like isoform X2, whose product MVTLQQHFSSMEETVRTLLQNQDSLEGPKVDPLDLMKAYKDKLLEEMWKQQDSLEGPTATAAEMPTSPEAGAGSEENSKDSNPLLERLRALEAENSALSMENDNQRKQYERCLDEVANQVVQALLTQKDLKEECVKLRTRVFDLEQQNRILSVLFQQRVKMSTIPVSQEVQRNGKAGIPAGRWPSLLSLTCPRSSGSSGSELSLSSACSEYSSGSHTWAEGRGFSKQCATSRDKRMSTGSVSSNHSAPIEQTDLGWKEGHILKGLKCLQMCSSKEASSHASVPHCKDCMTSNEGIYSFGVKCGLQGAKAKQVPPTSKPFKAEERIAALDSDDADDNSPKLQSRESSDHPTKELLCLEKLDVTRDDDGNFIENPVKHAGNSGLFPSPVTDNFLFLEGPTVKPGVSPTDSLTHREEKNKDSQEKHKASDMKFSDRNNNQERSTDRKSRLDYVKRQQGRLTVKQMEAGTSDVSLSIPHTATRALSCVNEARQRSSSVEVPHCRDQASQAGSENQNCTISESPQRKPKPQPCDSARKAFILRSKSADGGPEQAKHTHSPLHQKLIKSHRSKGQSNPTGHSVPGKRTNLSKTSKGALSNIEKDGDVAISASSKSLESVQQCSPLASPVKYSKSFKPPGVNECSKSPTKSSLQITRPQSSSDSVEESIYDNLPCSPRKQRRQDQHCDVSHSELRPPPPPAPPGRTTSLLVRPSSDSLSEGHKSVGQAQSSATGKTTSSTTKPQTHQLSSSLQSQQYSTTKDNQHVAPQMGAEGKPMKDVPAKVYHTHSSKITPVPVQESQASESSHVSMNRTAICHDENGAPSILPSQSILQRSQQSVSEPKLSEVLPQAYSNVYYHGISNNSQSSTSRAVKMALPVNAKSNEAITGQVPETSTFLIFGRQNKDDTNSTTKSVQTFQTFTCDPQVTHEYGAHDKARRKIETRCNSLDSEPSIHPAGSDSGVMLDWGFDEEGWLFKRSVSVSTRPLLKPVMGMNGAKARSQSFGARYMDRPSFNRSGKVRTQIKTHSGSSLNSLGDVLPGSMSCSSSYHCPMNRSLLNNFLIEEGLTVPSHLGSSSERLQSLKLQREQARRLQIEQQFSSAFGEPVSEEPERQSAITTIEEKVMLGIEENLHKSQEQERSNEVKQKSGSTLANWFGFRKSKLPAPSGKKTDPPKVKEDKREQKITSLLGGKQTKSDKKKDRRKSDGKDCSVGRRESHDAVRACISMPCPGMSLNEIQGHTDITGDPKMMNRRADGENGSTVKSPNQDAVIGSGCKMRTLDSGIGTIPPPESCSFFSSILHLLPKSSSTPEQSLNPPSVPSSSSEDVSPSPLPRWRIPSGFKDSSHAGVPSSLSDSSMTHIQSVPFPTVAFLQPIQPQSEPIVTSANVRDTQSRLPRPPQGGMEPKKLTYIKSKTRATPSQQKEQTRLQLAN is encoded by the exons CATGGAGGAGACGGTGCGAACACTACTACAAAACCAGGACTCACTGGAGGGCCCCAAAGTGGACCCACTGGACCTTATGAAAGCATATAAG GACAAACTCCTAGAGGAAATGTGGAAGCAGCAGGACAGTCTAGAGGGTCctacagccacagcagcagaaatgccTACCTCGCCGGAGGCCGGTGCTGGATCTGAGGAAAATTCAAAGGACAGCAATCCCCTGCTAGAGCGACTCAGAGCCCTGGAG gCGGAGAATTCTGCTCTGTCGATGGAAAACGACAATCAGAGGAAGCAGTATGAACGCTGTCTGGATGAG GTGGCTAACCAGGTGGTCCAGGCCCTCCTCACACAGAag GACTTGAAAGAGGAATGTGTGAAGCTGCGGACCCGTGTGTTTGACTTGGAGCAGCAAAACCGCATACTGAGTGTACTGTTTCAACAACGTGTCAAAATGTCCACGATTCCTGTCTCCCAG GAGGTCCAAAGAAATGGAAAAGCAGGTATTCCAGCAGGAAGATGGCCTAGCTTGCTGAGCCTAACATGCCCACGCAGTAGCGGTAGCAGTGGCAGTGAACTGTCACTATCCAGTGCTTGTAGTGAGTACTCCAGTGGCTCCCATACTTGGGCAGAAGGACGTGGCTTCTCCAAGCAG TGTGCCACAAGCCGGGACAAAAGAATGAGTACAGGTTCAGTATCCAGCAATCATTCAGCACCCATCGAGCAGACAGACCTGGGATGGAAGGAAGGCCACATTCTGAAAGGCCTGAAGTGTCTCCAAATGTGCAGCTCCAAAGAGGCGTCCTCACATGCATCTGTACCACACTGCAAAGACTGTATGACCTCAAATGAGGGCATATATTCATTTGGTGTAAAATGTGGCCTACAAGGGGCTAAAGCCAAACAAGTACCTCCCACAAGTAAACCTTTCAAGGCTGAAGAACGGATTGCTGCCCTAGACTCTGATGATGCAGATGACAATTCGCCAAAATTACAAAGTAGGGAATCTAGTGACCACCCCACAAAGGAGCTTCTGTGCTTGGAGAAACTGGATGTCACTAGGGATGATGATGGCAATTTTATCGAAAATCCAGTAAAACATGCAGGCAATTCTGGTCTTTTCCCCTCACCTGTGACagacaactttttatttttggaaggCCCCACAGTAAAACCTGGTGTAAGCCCAACAGACAGCCTTACGCATCGagaggaaaagaacaaagactcacaagaaaaacacaaagcatcagACATGAAGTTCAGTGACAGAAACAATAACCAAGAAAGGTCTACTGACCGTAAATCCAGGCTTGATTATGTCAAAAGACAACAGGGCAGACTCACAGTCAAGCAAATGGAAGCAGGAACAAGTGATGTGAGCTTGTCTATTCCACATACTGCAACAAGAGCTCTTAGCTGTGTGAATGAAGCCAGACAGCGCAGCTCCTCAGTGGAGGTTCCTCATTGCAGAGACCAGGCCAGTCAAGCTGGCAGTGAAAACCAAAACTGTACCATCTCAGAATCTCCACAGAGGAAACCAAAACCTCAGCCATGTGACTCAGCAAggaaggcttttattttgcGGAGCAAGAGTGCTGATGGAGGACCAGAGCAAGCTAAACATACACACTCTCCTCTCCACCAAAAGCTCATTAAGAGTCACAGGTCCAAAGGACAGTCAAACCCTACTGGGCACAGTGTTCCTGGCAAAAGGACAAATCTCAGTAAAACAAGCAAAGGAGCATTATCTAACATTGAGAAAGATGGGGATGTTGCAATATCAGCAAGTTCCAAGTCTCTTGAAAGTGTGCAACAGTGCTCTCCCCTTGCTTCCCCGGTGAAATATTCAAAGTCATTTAAGCCTCCAGGGGTCAATGAATGCTCCAAGAGCCCAACAAAATCATCTTTGCAAATCACAAGACCTCAATCAAGCAGCGACTCTGTGGAAGAGAGCATATATGACAACTTGCCTTGCTCTCCACGAAAACAACGGCGCCAAGACCAGCACTGTGATGTTTCCCATTCAGAACTTaggccccccccacccccagcacCCCCAGGTCGAACTACTTCTCTCCTTGTAAGACCCAGTAGTGACTCTTTATCTGAAGGTCATAAATCTGTAGGTCAGGCTCAAAGTTCTGCTACTGGGAAGACAACATCAAGCACCACCaagccacaaacacatcagctttcttcttctttacagTCCCAACAATACAGTACAACTAAAGATAATCAGCATGTAGCCCCACAAATGGGTGCTGAGGGTAAGCCAATGAAAGATGTCCCTGCTAAGGTCTATCATACCCACTCATCCAAGATAACACCTGTCCCAGTTCAAGAATCTCAAGCTTCAGAGTCAAGCCATGTATCTATGAACAGAACTGCCATATGCCATGATGAAAATGGTGCTCCCTCTATTCTGCCAAGCCAGAGCATCTTACAAAGATCCCAGCAGAGCGTTAGTGAGCCAAAACTTTCAGAAGTCTTGCCTCAGGCATATTCTAATGTTTACTACCATGGGATTTCCAATAATTCTCAGAGTTCCACTTCAAGAGCTGTAAAAATGGCTCTTCCTGTAAATGCTAAATCTAATGAGGCAATCACTGGACAGGTACCTGAAACCAGTACCTTCCTCATTTTTGGAAGACAGAACAAAGATGATACAAACTCTACCACAAAAAGTGTCCAGACATTTCAGACGTTTACGTGCGATCCCCAGGTGACACATGAATACGGGGCTCATGACAAAGCAcgaagaaagatagagacacgCTGTAACTCACTGGATTCTGAGCCCTCCATTCATCCTGCTGGATCAGACAGCGGTGTGATGCTAGATTGGGGATTTGATGAGGAAGGTTGGCTCTTTAAAaggtctgtgtcagtgtcaacCAGACCTCTGCTCAAACCAGTAATGGGCATGAATGGGGCCAAGGCTCGTAGCCAGAGTTTTGGTGCACGCTACATGGACAGACCAAGCTTCAACAGATCTGGAAAAGTGCGTACTCAGATCAAAACACACTCAGGGAGCTCCTTGAACTCTCTTGGTGATGTCCTTCCAGGAAGTATGAGTTGCTCCAGCAGCTACCATTGTCCAATGAATCGATCCCTTTTGAACAACTTCTTGATTGAGGAGGGCCTGACAGTTCCCTCACATTTGGGGTCCTCCAGTGAAAGACTTCAAAGTCTTAAACTCCAGCGGGAGCAGGCTAGGCGCCTTCAGATTGAGCAACAGTTTTCAAGCGCCTTTGGTGAGCCAGTGTCTGAAGAACCAGAGAGACAAAGTGCTATAACCACAATCGAAGAGAAGGTGATGCTTGGCATAGAGGAAAACTTACACAAGTCTCAAGAACAGGAGAGAAGCAATGAAGTAAAGCAAAAATCTGGCTCAACCCTGGCAAACTGGTTCGGTTTTCGTAAGAGTAAGCTTCCTGCTCCAAGTGGCAAAAAGACTGATCCaccaaaagtaaaagaagaCAAGAGGGAGCAAAAGATTACATCGCTACTgggaggaaaacagacaaagtctgacaaaaagaaagacaggagaaaaaGTGATGGGAAAGACTG ctctgtaGGGAGAAGGGAGTCTCATGATGCAGTGCGGGCGTGCATATCAATGCCCTGCCCAGGAATGTCCCTGAATGAGATACAAGGACATACTGACATCACTGGGGACCCAAAG ATGATGAACCGGAGAGCTGACGGTGAAAATGGATCTACTGTGAAGAGCCCCAACCAGGATGCTGTAATAG GCTCCGGCTGCAAGATGCGAACGTTGGACAGTGGAATCGGGACCATCCCACCTCCTGAGTCCtgttccttcttctcctccatcctgcacctCCTCCCCAAATCCTCATCAACCCCAGAACAGTCCCTCAATCCTCCCAGTGTCCCCAGTTCCTCCAGCGAGGACGTGTCTCCTTCCCCATTACCCCGGTGGCGAATACCCTCCGGCTTTAAGGACAGCAGCCATGCAGGGGTGCCAAGCTCCCTGTCCGACTCCTCCATGACCCATATCCAGTCAGTGCCTTTCCCTACTGTGGCCTTCCTCCAGCCCATTCAACCCCAGTCTGAACCCATTGTGACCTCTGCCAATGTGCGTGATACCCAGAGCAGACTCCCCAGACCACCACAAG
- the LOC121194661 gene encoding nck-associated protein 5-like isoform X3: MVTLQQHFSSMEETVRTLLQNQDSLEGPKVDPLDLMKAYKDKLLEEMWKQQDSLEGPTATAAEMPTSPEAGAGSEENSKDSNPLLERLRALEAENSALSMENDNQRKQYERCLDEVANQVVQALLTQKDLKEECVKLRTRVFDLEQQNRILSVLFQQRVKMSTIPVSQEVQRNGKAGIPAGRWPSLLSLTCPRSSGSSGSELSLSSACSEYSSGSHTWAEGRGFSKQCATSRDKRMSTGSVSSNHSAPIEQTDLGWKEGHILKGLKCLQMCSSKEASSHASVPHCKDCMTSNEGIYSFGVKCGLQGAKAKQVPPTSKPFKAEERIAALDSDDADDNSPKLQSRESSDHPTKELLCLEKLDVTRDDDGNFIENPVKHAGNSGLFPSPVTDNFLFLEGPTVKPGVSPTDSLTHREEKNKDSQEKHKASDMKFSDRNNNQERSTDRKSRLDYVKRQQGRLTVKQMEAGTSDVSLSIPHTATRALSCVNEARQRSSSVEVPHCRDQASQAGSENQNCTISESPQRKPKPQPCDSARKAFILRSKSADGGPEQAKHTHSPLHQKLIKSHRSKGQSNPTGHSVPGKRTNLSKTSKGALSNIEKDGDVAISASSKSLESVQQCSPLASPVKYSKSFKPPGVNECSKSPTKSSLQITRPQSSSDSVEESIYDNLPCSPRKQRRQDQHCDVSHSELRPPPPPAPPGRTTSLLVRPSSDSLSEGHKSVGQAQSSATGKTTSSTTKPQTHQLSSSLQSQQYSTTKDNQHVAPQMGAEGKPMKDVPAKVYHTHSSKITPVPVQESQASESSHVSMNRTAICHDENGAPSILPSQSILQRSQQSVSEPKLSEVLPQAYSNVYYHGISNNSQSSTSRAVKMALPVNAKSNEAITGQVPETSTFLIFGRQNKDDTNSTTKSVQTFQTFTCDPQVTHEYGAHDKARRKIETRCNSLDSEPSIHPAGSDSGVMLDWGFDEEGWLFKRSVSVSTRPLLKPVMGMNGAKARSQSFGARYMDRPSFNRSGKVRTQIKTHSGSSLNSLGDVLPGSMSCSSSYHCPMNRSLLNNFLIEEGLTVPSHLGSSSERLQSLKLQREQARRLQIEQQFSSAFGEPVSEEPERQSAITTIEEKVMLGIEENLHKSQEQERSNEVKQKSGSTLANWFGFRKSKLPAPSGKKTDPPKVKEDKREQKITSLLGGKQTKSDKKKDRRKSDGKDCSVGRRESHDAVRACISMPCPGMSLNEIQGHTDITGDPKMQMMNRRADGENGSTVKSPNQDAVIGSGCKMRTLDSGIGTIPPPESCSFFSSILHLLPKSSSTPEQSLNPPSVPSSSSEDVSPSPLPRWRIPSGFKDSSHAGVPSSLSDSSMTHIQSVPFPTVAFLQPIQPQSEPIVTSANVRDTQSRLPRPPQEFLNLNEST; the protein is encoded by the exons CATGGAGGAGACGGTGCGAACACTACTACAAAACCAGGACTCACTGGAGGGCCCCAAAGTGGACCCACTGGACCTTATGAAAGCATATAAG GACAAACTCCTAGAGGAAATGTGGAAGCAGCAGGACAGTCTAGAGGGTCctacagccacagcagcagaaatgccTACCTCGCCGGAGGCCGGTGCTGGATCTGAGGAAAATTCAAAGGACAGCAATCCCCTGCTAGAGCGACTCAGAGCCCTGGAG gCGGAGAATTCTGCTCTGTCGATGGAAAACGACAATCAGAGGAAGCAGTATGAACGCTGTCTGGATGAG GTGGCTAACCAGGTGGTCCAGGCCCTCCTCACACAGAag GACTTGAAAGAGGAATGTGTGAAGCTGCGGACCCGTGTGTTTGACTTGGAGCAGCAAAACCGCATACTGAGTGTACTGTTTCAACAACGTGTCAAAATGTCCACGATTCCTGTCTCCCAG GAGGTCCAAAGAAATGGAAAAGCAGGTATTCCAGCAGGAAGATGGCCTAGCTTGCTGAGCCTAACATGCCCACGCAGTAGCGGTAGCAGTGGCAGTGAACTGTCACTATCCAGTGCTTGTAGTGAGTACTCCAGTGGCTCCCATACTTGGGCAGAAGGACGTGGCTTCTCCAAGCAG TGTGCCACAAGCCGGGACAAAAGAATGAGTACAGGTTCAGTATCCAGCAATCATTCAGCACCCATCGAGCAGACAGACCTGGGATGGAAGGAAGGCCACATTCTGAAAGGCCTGAAGTGTCTCCAAATGTGCAGCTCCAAAGAGGCGTCCTCACATGCATCTGTACCACACTGCAAAGACTGTATGACCTCAAATGAGGGCATATATTCATTTGGTGTAAAATGTGGCCTACAAGGGGCTAAAGCCAAACAAGTACCTCCCACAAGTAAACCTTTCAAGGCTGAAGAACGGATTGCTGCCCTAGACTCTGATGATGCAGATGACAATTCGCCAAAATTACAAAGTAGGGAATCTAGTGACCACCCCACAAAGGAGCTTCTGTGCTTGGAGAAACTGGATGTCACTAGGGATGATGATGGCAATTTTATCGAAAATCCAGTAAAACATGCAGGCAATTCTGGTCTTTTCCCCTCACCTGTGACagacaactttttatttttggaaggCCCCACAGTAAAACCTGGTGTAAGCCCAACAGACAGCCTTACGCATCGagaggaaaagaacaaagactcacaagaaaaacacaaagcatcagACATGAAGTTCAGTGACAGAAACAATAACCAAGAAAGGTCTACTGACCGTAAATCCAGGCTTGATTATGTCAAAAGACAACAGGGCAGACTCACAGTCAAGCAAATGGAAGCAGGAACAAGTGATGTGAGCTTGTCTATTCCACATACTGCAACAAGAGCTCTTAGCTGTGTGAATGAAGCCAGACAGCGCAGCTCCTCAGTGGAGGTTCCTCATTGCAGAGACCAGGCCAGTCAAGCTGGCAGTGAAAACCAAAACTGTACCATCTCAGAATCTCCACAGAGGAAACCAAAACCTCAGCCATGTGACTCAGCAAggaaggcttttattttgcGGAGCAAGAGTGCTGATGGAGGACCAGAGCAAGCTAAACATACACACTCTCCTCTCCACCAAAAGCTCATTAAGAGTCACAGGTCCAAAGGACAGTCAAACCCTACTGGGCACAGTGTTCCTGGCAAAAGGACAAATCTCAGTAAAACAAGCAAAGGAGCATTATCTAACATTGAGAAAGATGGGGATGTTGCAATATCAGCAAGTTCCAAGTCTCTTGAAAGTGTGCAACAGTGCTCTCCCCTTGCTTCCCCGGTGAAATATTCAAAGTCATTTAAGCCTCCAGGGGTCAATGAATGCTCCAAGAGCCCAACAAAATCATCTTTGCAAATCACAAGACCTCAATCAAGCAGCGACTCTGTGGAAGAGAGCATATATGACAACTTGCCTTGCTCTCCACGAAAACAACGGCGCCAAGACCAGCACTGTGATGTTTCCCATTCAGAACTTaggccccccccacccccagcacCCCCAGGTCGAACTACTTCTCTCCTTGTAAGACCCAGTAGTGACTCTTTATCTGAAGGTCATAAATCTGTAGGTCAGGCTCAAAGTTCTGCTACTGGGAAGACAACATCAAGCACCACCaagccacaaacacatcagctttcttcttctttacagTCCCAACAATACAGTACAACTAAAGATAATCAGCATGTAGCCCCACAAATGGGTGCTGAGGGTAAGCCAATGAAAGATGTCCCTGCTAAGGTCTATCATACCCACTCATCCAAGATAACACCTGTCCCAGTTCAAGAATCTCAAGCTTCAGAGTCAAGCCATGTATCTATGAACAGAACTGCCATATGCCATGATGAAAATGGTGCTCCCTCTATTCTGCCAAGCCAGAGCATCTTACAAAGATCCCAGCAGAGCGTTAGTGAGCCAAAACTTTCAGAAGTCTTGCCTCAGGCATATTCTAATGTTTACTACCATGGGATTTCCAATAATTCTCAGAGTTCCACTTCAAGAGCTGTAAAAATGGCTCTTCCTGTAAATGCTAAATCTAATGAGGCAATCACTGGACAGGTACCTGAAACCAGTACCTTCCTCATTTTTGGAAGACAGAACAAAGATGATACAAACTCTACCACAAAAAGTGTCCAGACATTTCAGACGTTTACGTGCGATCCCCAGGTGACACATGAATACGGGGCTCATGACAAAGCAcgaagaaagatagagacacgCTGTAACTCACTGGATTCTGAGCCCTCCATTCATCCTGCTGGATCAGACAGCGGTGTGATGCTAGATTGGGGATTTGATGAGGAAGGTTGGCTCTTTAAAaggtctgtgtcagtgtcaacCAGACCTCTGCTCAAACCAGTAATGGGCATGAATGGGGCCAAGGCTCGTAGCCAGAGTTTTGGTGCACGCTACATGGACAGACCAAGCTTCAACAGATCTGGAAAAGTGCGTACTCAGATCAAAACACACTCAGGGAGCTCCTTGAACTCTCTTGGTGATGTCCTTCCAGGAAGTATGAGTTGCTCCAGCAGCTACCATTGTCCAATGAATCGATCCCTTTTGAACAACTTCTTGATTGAGGAGGGCCTGACAGTTCCCTCACATTTGGGGTCCTCCAGTGAAAGACTTCAAAGTCTTAAACTCCAGCGGGAGCAGGCTAGGCGCCTTCAGATTGAGCAACAGTTTTCAAGCGCCTTTGGTGAGCCAGTGTCTGAAGAACCAGAGAGACAAAGTGCTATAACCACAATCGAAGAGAAGGTGATGCTTGGCATAGAGGAAAACTTACACAAGTCTCAAGAACAGGAGAGAAGCAATGAAGTAAAGCAAAAATCTGGCTCAACCCTGGCAAACTGGTTCGGTTTTCGTAAGAGTAAGCTTCCTGCTCCAAGTGGCAAAAAGACTGATCCaccaaaagtaaaagaagaCAAGAGGGAGCAAAAGATTACATCGCTACTgggaggaaaacagacaaagtctgacaaaaagaaagacaggagaaaaaGTGATGGGAAAGACTG ctctgtaGGGAGAAGGGAGTCTCATGATGCAGTGCGGGCGTGCATATCAATGCCCTGCCCAGGAATGTCCCTGAATGAGATACAAGGACATACTGACATCACTGGGGACCCAAAG atgcagATGATGAACCGGAGAGCTGACGGTGAAAATGGATCTACTGTGAAGAGCCCCAACCAGGATGCTGTAATAG GCTCCGGCTGCAAGATGCGAACGTTGGACAGTGGAATCGGGACCATCCCACCTCCTGAGTCCtgttccttcttctcctccatcctgcacctCCTCCCCAAATCCTCATCAACCCCAGAACAGTCCCTCAATCCTCCCAGTGTCCCCAGTTCCTCCAGCGAGGACGTGTCTCCTTCCCCATTACCCCGGTGGCGAATACCCTCCGGCTTTAAGGACAGCAGCCATGCAGGGGTGCCAAGCTCCCTGTCCGACTCCTCCATGACCCATATCCAGTCAGTGCCTTTCCCTACTGTGGCCTTCCTCCAGCCCATTCAACCCCAGTCTGAACCCATTGTGACCTCTGCCAATGTGCGTGATACCCAGAGCAGACTCCCCAGACCACCACAAG